From the genome of Pelosinus fermentans DSM 17108:
TAACCGCTGCCGACGTACCTGTAGAAGGAAATATGACTCCTATACTGCCGATTATGGTAGGAGAAGCAGCTCTTGCGATAAAAATGGTTGAGTTATTAAAAGAAGAAGGCTTACTCGTATCAGCCATCCGCCCGCCGACAGTACCCCCTGGCAGCAGCCGATTGCGCCTGACAATATCCGCTGCCCATGACAGGAAAGAATTAGCCCAAGCGGTGGAAAGCATCATTGCAGTGAGTAGGAAAGTGAAGTTAATAACCTAGGAAAGTTTTTTAAGGAGAGTGTTAAACGCAGAGGGCACAGAGATCCGCAGAGAACACAGAGAAGTGCTATTTCTCCCCTTTGTGTTCTTCGTGTCCGCGTAAGCGGCTTTGCGTCTTCGCGTTTCAAAATATTTTTTTTATGGTGAAGTCGCAAAAAAGATGTAAAGAGGTGAGAATATGGCCGGTTTATTTATTACAGCAACGGATACAGAGGTTGGCAAGACTGTGATTACAGGGGCCATTGCCGCAGCGCTTAGAGGGCGGGGCTGTGATGTGGGCGTTATGAAGCCGGTGGCTTCCGGCGGCGTAGCGGATCGAATGGGAAACCTTATGGCAGAAGATGCTGCTTTTTTGATGCAGGCAGCAGGTATTGAGCCAGAGGAAAGGCGATTGGTGAACCCTGTATGTTTGGCTCCTGCACTGACTCCTGCCGTAGCAGCTGCTATTAGTGGCGTAACAATCAATATACAGGATTTTATTACCTCCTTTCAGCAGTTAACCCAGCTTCATAACCCCGTTATTGTAGAAGGCGTAGGAGGGATCGTTGCTCCATTATGGAAAAACTACACAGTGACTGATTTGATGGCTGAATTAGCACTGCCAATCATTGTGGTTGCCAGGCCCAATCTTGGAACCATAAATCATACGGTATTGACAGTCGAATATGGACGCAGCCGCGGGTTACATATGGTTGGAATTATTATAAATGGCTGGAATCAGGACAAAGTGGGCATTTTAGAAACCTCTAATGAAGAGTATATAAAAGAAATGACGGGATTACCTATTTTGGGCAAGTTCCCTTATGCTCCTGGGATCAGTGTACCTAAGGGGGAAACCGCAGGTTTAGCGCAGTTAGCGGAAGAACATTTACAGATGGATGCAATTATCGAAGTAATAAGGGGGAGGAAAGAGTTATGAGCAGTATAGAAGAAAAGGATAAAGAATATATCTGGCATCCGTTCACGCAAATGCAGGAATGGGTGGCACAGCCTCAGATGGTGATTGAAGCAGCGGAAGGTATCAAGCTCATTGATGACCAGGGGAATCGCTATTATGATGGTGTATCTTCTTTATGGGTCAATCTTCATGGACATCGTCACCCTGTCATTGATCAGGCGATTATTGAGCAATTGGGGAAAGTCGCTCATACTACCATGTTAGGCTTGGTGAATGTGCCAGCAGCCCAGCTTGCAGAAGAATTAATGGCAGTTGTACCCCAGGGGTTAAAAAAGCTGTTTTACTCTGATGATGGTTCTACAGCTGTAGAGATTGGAATTAAAATGGCATTTCAATATTGGCAGCTAAAAGGTAAGCCTAAAAAACAAAAGTTTATTACCTTAGCCAATGCGTATCATGGTGATACGGTTGGTACCGTCAGCGTGGGAGGCATTGATTTATTTCATCGCATTTTTTCGGCTCTCTTGTTTGAAACCATCCAGGCTCCGGCTCCCTGCTGTTATCATTGCAAATTATCTTCCGGGACTGAACTGTGCGGTATGGCCTGTAGCAAGGAAGTTGAGAAAATACTGGAAGAAGGACATGAGGAAATTGCCGCCATTATTGTGGAGCCTTTGGTTCAGGCAGCAGCAGGTATGCTGACTCAGCCCCCTGGCTATTTGAAGCGGCTGCGAGAGATAACCGAAAAATATAATGTACTGCTGCTGGTGGATGAAGTCGCGACGGGCTTTGGACGTACCGGTAAAATGTTTGCGTGCGATAATGAAGAGGTATCCCCTGATTTTATGATGGTAGCAAAAGGCATCACAGGAGGATATTTACCCTTGGCGGCCACTTTTATGACAGATGAAATTTATAATGCCTTCTTAGGAGATTATGCGCAGCAGCGGACCTTTTACCATGGACATTCTTACACAGGAAATCCGTTATGCTGTGCCGCAGGGCTGGCCAATTTAAAAATATTTCGGGAAGAGAAAGTGCTGGAGAATCTTCAAGGGAAAATAGAAGCAGCTCGCAATAAACTAGCTGGCTTTACGTTGAAACATGTAGGGGATATCCGTCAGCGGGGTTTAATGATTGGCATCGAGCTCGTGGAAAATCCTCAAGAAAAGATTCCCTTCCCTTGGGAAATGGCGGTTGGGGCTAAGGTCTGCAAAAAAGCCCGTGAACATGGTTTAATCATTCGCCCCATTGGCAGCGTAGTAGTATTTATGCCGCCTTTGGCAAGTACAATCACCGAAATTGAGCATATGCTGGATATCATTTACCTGTCCATAAGAGAAATTACAGAAGATGAACCGCTGCAATATGATGCCAGAGATGTAGCTGCAGTTATGATATAAATATAAGAAAACGCTTCGCGTCCTTTAAAATAATAAAGTAAACCGAACCACAGAGGCACAGAGAACACTGAGAAAAGATAAATAGGGTAAAAAACCTCTGTGCTCTCTGCGAACTCTGTGTCCTCTGAGTTCAACGTTCCCCCTAAGCTTATAATTCTTAAAGAGTGCATAAATGTGATGCACTCTTTTTGCTTTTTTAGAGGATTTGCCATATAATTGAAAGATAATATAGGTAATAAGGAGGGCGAGAGTATGAAAATTGTCGCTGATTTACATATTCATACGGTAGCAAGCGGTCATGCCTATAGTACGATATTGGAAAATGTGACCGTAGCAGCAGAAAAAGGTCTTGAAATGATTGCAATTACGGACCACGGTCCAGATATGCCAGGAGGCCCCCATGCCTATCACTTTGGAAATTTAAAGGCAGTACCGTCTGAATTATTTGGTGTTCGCATTCTAAAAGGGGTAGAGGCGAATGTGATTGATCACGAAGGTAATTTAGATTTGGCAGAGGATCGGCTCACCAGCCTCGAGATTGTATTAGCTGGTTTGCATACTGTTTGCTCCCCCAATGGTTCTGTCGCTGAAAATACCCAAATGATGGTCAATGCTATGAAAAATCCTTGGGTGGATGCGATTGTTCATCCAGGTAATCCGGAATATTTGGTGGATGCTGAGACAATTGTAAAAGCGGCTGTAGAATATGATGTTGCCTTAGAGATTAATAATAGCTCTCTTAAGGTATCTCGGATAGGAAGCAAACCCTATTGTGAAAAGATTGCTGCCCTGTCAAAACAGTATGGGGCGAAAATTATCCTGGGGACAGACAGCCATTTTGCCCTGGCCATAGGAGATTTTAGTCAGGCTATTGAAATATTGGAGAAATATGATATTTCCTCTGATTTAGTGATCAATACATCGGTTGAAAGTGTGCTGCGCCATTTAAACCGTCGTTCTAACAGAAAAAGCAGCGTGAATTAGTGACTTGGAGGTGTAGATTATGGACGATGTTCGTTTGGTGATTATCACGGGCATGTCAGGTGCAGGTAAGACTCAGGTGGTGAGAACCATGGAAGATCTGGGATATTTTTGTGTGGATAATTTGCCTCCTATGCTGATTCCTAAATTTGCCGAACTTTGTACCCAATCGGCAGGGCGGGTAAATAAAGTCGGTTTAGTAGTGGATATTCGCGGGCGAGAGTTTTTTGATACCCTAATACAAGCCTTAGAAGATTTAGAAAAGCAGGGATATCGTTATGAAATGCTTTTCTTAGAAGCTTCGGATGAAACCCTAATCCGGCGTTATAAGGAAACCCGGCGTCGGCACCCTATGGCACCCCATGGCCGTATTATAGAAGGGATTAGCCGTGAACGAGAAAAGATTGACCATGTAAGAGGACGGGCTACGCAGATTATCGATACCTCGGAATTAAGCACTGCCAAGCTCAGGGAAAAAATTACGAGCCTCTTTACCAGTGAACATGAACAGCAGCGTATGAATATTACCATTGTCTCTTTTGGATTTAAATATGGCATTCCTTTAGATGCAGATATGGTTTTTGACGTACGCTTTTTGCCCAATCCTTTTTATGTCGAGTCTTTGCGCCGCAAAAGCGGAGCGGTAGCGGAAGTGGGCGACTATATTTGGAAATGGCCGATTACCCAGCAGTTTATGGAACATGTTTCCGGTTTTGTAGACTTTTTAGTGCCTAATTACATCAAAGAAGGAAAAAGTCAGCTTATCATTGCTATTGGTTGCACTGGCGGCATGCATCGCTCTGTATTTGTCGCTGGCAAAATCTACGAAGGTTTAAAGAACAAAGGCTATAAAGTAAATGTAGATCATCGGGATATTAAGCACAATGTGTTAGAAACGCCTGTTGAGGGGTAACCTAGTGTAGATGAAGATACATTGCTGAAAAAGCGGCGAGTAATAGTGGTGAGATAGAAATTGAGGTGTAATATATATGCACTTTTTAAAGTGGATGTACCCGGGCATCAAGGTGAAACGGTGGCTGTTATTATTTTCTATGGGCGTTATCATAGCCAGTATGGGGCTTGCTATCGTATTTAATTATAAATATGTAGGCAATTTTGAAGAGACAATTTTCAGAATGGTGTACCTGACGACAGGCAGGTATTATTATACGGTTACAACCATTGTAGGGATCTTTATTATTACAGGCGGCTTAATTCTGATGACACTGGCTACGAAGCAGATTATTGCTTCGGTGATCAGCGTACTCATTCCCGATGGGTCTGAGCGCTTGATCGAGCTTATTTTTCAGAAGCGTAAGCTCAATCGGGGACCAGCAGTGACGGTTATTGGCGGCGGTACGGGCTTATCCGTGCTTCTGCGGGGTATAAAGAGTGTAACCAGTAATATTACAGCAATCGTTACCGTTGCCGATGATGGCGGCTCTTCAGGACGATTGCGGGAAGATTTGGGTATGATTCCTCCAGGGGATTTGCGCAACTGCTTGGTGGCATTAGCAGATACTGAGCCACTGATGGAAAAACTTTTTCAACACCGGTTTGGCGGTACAGGGGGCCTGGCAGGACACAATTTCGGCAACTTATTCATCGCTGCGATGACAGAAGTTCTGGGAGATGTAGAGCAGGCTTTAAAGGAATCCAGTAAGGTTTTAGCGGTGCGGGGCCGAGTATTGCCGGCATCGACCCAAACTGTACGATTATGGGCTAAAATGACGGATGGCAGTATCGTGGAAGGCGAGTCTCAGATTCCTCTTGTCAACAAACGGATTGCAAGAGTGTATTTGCAGCCGGAAGAAACCATGCCTGTGGAAAGCTCGCTGGAAGCCATACGAGATGCAGATGCCATTATTTTAGGACCTGGCAGCTTATATACCAGCATTCTTCCGAATCTGTTGGTGCGGGGAGTGGCGGATACGCTGCGGAAAAGCCAGGCTGTCAAAATCTATATCTGCAATGTAATGACCCAGCCGGGAGAAACAGACGGCTATAGCGCGTCAGAGCATGTGCAGGCGATCTTAGACCATGTAGGCCCTGGAGTCATTGATTATGTTGTGATCAATAATCAGAATGTAGCAGAAGAATTGCAGCAAAAGTATGCGGATCAAGGGGCCTATCCTGTAAAAAACGATGCAGAGAAAGTGGAAGCAATGGGGATCAAAGTGACCCAGGCAGATGTAATTAATGAGACGAATTTAGTGCGGCATGACCCTCTTAAATTGTCTCGAACCATTGTTTCCATGATCTATAAGCTTAAGACTAACTCGGAGCGTATGCGATTATTGGATTATTATTTAATTGCGGAAAGTATCAAGGATCTTAAGAAAACGGAGCGCTGAGTTTTGCGGCGTTAAGGCAAAGCAGCTTGACGGGGGTGAAGGAGATTGGCTTCTTATTCTGCTGAAGTAAGAAATGAATTGGCTCGGATCGTAGAGGAACAAGAGTGCTGCAATATGGCAGAGCTGGCCTCTCTGATTCGTATGGGCGGTACCATGTTAATTGGCGGCAATAGTAATCTTGGTATTAATTTTACTACGGAAAATGCTGCCGTAGCGCGTAAAGCTCTTACCTTGATTAAAAGTGGCTTTCATTTAAAAACAGAAGTGGTTGTTACCCGTGGCCGTCGTTTAAAGAAAAACAATTCCTATTTGATCAAAGTCGTGCCATCACCCGTGGTGACGGAGTTGTTAGCAGCTTTAGGGATTATGCGGGGCGAAAATTTGAATGTTAGCAGTGATAGTGGTATTTTGCGAAAATCCTGCTGTCGCCGATCCTATTTGCGAGGTGCTTTTTTAGGCGGTGGCTCTGTAAACAAGCCAGAAGGGGATTATCATCTGGAATTGGTTACAGGTAATTTAGACTTTGCTAAAGCCCTCGTGCGTTTGATGAAGTTTTTTTCCTTACCTGTGGGAATGACAGAGCGTAAAAATGATTATATTGTTTATTTAAAAGATGGTGATGCCATTATTGATTTCCTGCGGCTGATTGGTGCTCATAATGCTCTTTTGACCTTTGAAAATGTTCGGGTAGTAAAAGGCATGCGCAATCAAGTCAACCGGCTGGTAAATTGTGAAACGGCTAACTTACAGAAAACGGTGAATGCAGCGGTGCGCCAAGTAAGATGTATTGAACTCATTGCCCGGCAAAAAGGTCTTGATAAACTGCCCCCGTCTCTGCTTGTCGTTGCTAAGCTGCGGCTTGCCCACCCGGAAGCTACCTTGCAGGAACTGGTAGATGCTATGGATGGCAGGGTAGGAAAATCGGGCATGAACCACCGGCTGCGAAAAATAGAACAGATTGCTATGGAGTTGGAACATGAATAAATTTTTGGCATGTGGTGTCCTTTTTATGTTAGCAACTTTAGGCTGGCTGTTTTGGCCCACGAATGCTGTACCGATCTTAGCTTACCACCAGGTAGGCGAAGTGGATGAGGAAATTTACAGCGTGACAGCCAGTCAGTTTGAAGAACAAATGAAATACTTAAAGGAAAATGGATACCATGCTATTTCTCTAGAAGACTTATTTAATTCTTATAGTGGAAAGACCGTCTTACCGGAAAAGCCCATTGTGATTACCTTTGATGATGGATATGCAGACAATTATCTGACTGCCCTGCCGATTATGGAACAGTACGGCATGTCAGCCACCGTCTTTGTTGTACCAAGCTTAATTGGTACAACAGACTATTTGTCCTGGCAGCAGGTAGCCTACATGCATGAAAGGCACACTGAAATAGGCTCCCACACCATGTCCCATGTGGGGATGAATGAAATTAATGCTGCAGAACAGCGGCGGGAAGCGGCGGAATCAAAAGTAGCTTTGGAAAGGCACATTGGTACACCTATTCAATTTTTTGCCTATCCCTATGGGCAGTTTTCCCCAGGTGCTCAGCAAATATTAAAAGAAACGGGATACCGAGGCGCTTGCTCCGGCCTTGCTGGATTAAATGATGCAAAGACCGATTCCTATGCATTAAAGCGGATTAATATGCCTCAGCCCAAATATGGCTTGTGGGAGTTTCGCCTGCGCCTCTTTAGAGCCCATTTATACAGCAAATTAGGATTATAAATAAGTCAGAACCATAATTGTTATGGTTCTGACTCATTTTTTTTACCAAATATGGAATACTAGCATGGTAACTCAAAGATAAGCGGGAGGGTAAGATGAACGAACAGGATGTAATCGTCCAGCAGACAATATATAGAAAAAAGGTTTTTCAGGTACTGCATTTCATTACGTCTATGAAGGTTGCAATGGCATTGCTCATGCTGCTGGCTGGGGCAGCGATGATAGGGACTGTCATTTCACCTCAGAGATATGATATCTATCATAGTATGGGCTTCCGCTTATTGCTAACCTTAATTTGCGGCAGCACTTTTATCTGCAGCATGAAGCAGCTTGCTGCTTTATGCCTTTCAAATAAATGGCGACATTTGGATCCTTGGGGGACATTTGCAGTGCACATGGCGATTGTCTTAATTGTCTTGGGAGCGTTATATGGGAATGTCTATGGATTTAGCGAGGAAATCAATCTTTCTGTTGGGAAGGATTATGAAATTACTCAGGAAAAATACAGGGGAATTGGTGAACCTTTTACATTACACCTGGAGAATTTTGAAACCCAATATTATGCTGATGGAACAGTTTCGGATTGGATCAGTCACATTCGTATTGAACATAATGGACAGAATGGATTTACTCAAGAGGTGAAAGTCAATCATCCTTTGATCTACCAGGGGGTAAGCATTTATCAATCTTCTTTTGGCATGGCAATACAAACCCAGTATTTAGATACTGCTGGCAAGGTGCTACGGGAAGCCAGCCTGGGTGAGGGACGAGGGATGATGCTTGAGGGAGATATGATGATTCTGCCAGTGCGGTATGTCGGGGGATTGAATCCTCAAATTATGTATATTGTCTATAAAGGCGGGCGAGAATATGATTGGGGAGCTGCACCTTTAGGCAGCAGCAGATTCATCGGCCCCCAAATGGGAATGGTGAAATTTATAGAGGCACAGCCTTTTTCGGGGCTGCTCATTAAACGAGACCCTGGAATACCCCTGGTATGGTTTGGGTTTCTTTTGCTTGCCTTTGGCTTTTTTGCCAGTCTTTATAAAAAAACAATTTTGGCGAGTAATCAAAAAGGATAGGTGAAATCGTGTGGGTGCTTTGGAAAAAGAGTTTTTTAATTCTGCTTTTGTCAGTTACTTTTTAGCAAGTTGTTTTAATATTGGACATCTTATTTGGCTGAAGGAAAGGCTTGGGCGCTGGGCAATTGCTTTGACGGTGATTGGTTTTGTAGTGAATACATTAGCCCTAACTTCCCGTACTCTGCAGGCTGGGCGCATCCCCTTTGCTAATATGTATGAATTTGGTATGGCTTTTGTCTGGGGACTGATTTTTTTCTATTTGTACATTGCTTATCGTTACAAGAATTACTCTCTGGGTGCCTTTGTATTGCCAGTAGCTTTTGTTTTAACAGGTATATTTTCCAGCTTTTATCAAGAGGTTCGTCCTCTCATGCCTGCTCTTAAAAGCAATTGGCTACTTATTCATGTCATCACAGCGGTTATTGCCTATGGGGCACTGGCGATTTCTTTCGCGTTGGCAATCATGTATTTGTGGCGGCAGCGTTTGGAAGAAGCGGGTGAACAAGGAACAATGATAAGCCTGCTGCCGTCATTAGCTATATTAGACACCTTAGTGAATCGGTGTATTCACTTTGCTGTTCCGTTTCTAACCCTGCTCATTGTAACAGGAGCCGTTTGGGCAGAGTATGCCTGGGGATCCTACTGGCGGTGGGACCCTAAAGAAACATGGTCACTGATTACATGGTTAATTTATGCAATGTATCTGCATGGTCGCGTAGCTTTAGGCTGGCGGGGCAAAAAGGCAATGAATTGGGCAGTAATTGGTTTCATTACCGTACTCTTTACTTTTATCGGCGTGAATGTATTATTGCCTGGTTTGCATAGCTATGCCTTGTAAATTTAGATTATATTCAGCAAGGATTAAAAAATAGAAAGGAGTGGGGTGGTTGGATTTAGGGAAATTCCTGGAGCGTAGTTCACTTAAATTAATTTTGCTGGGTATTGTGGTTGCGGTGGTGGGAATGGCATTGTCCGGTGCAGGGTTTGTATATTCCAGCGGTCCGAATTTTTGTGGCAGCTGCCATTCTATGAATCATGTATATTATACGTGGCAGGCATCAAATCATAAAACCGTAACCTGCAGTGACTGCCATGTTCCTCATGACAATATTCTTTCTATGATGTACGTAAAGGGTGAAAACGGCATGCGGGATGTATATCATGAATTTCTGCGTGACTATCCTGATACCTTATATTTTACGCCGAAAGGCAAGAGGATTACAGAGGGAAATTGTCTGCGCTGCCATTTTTCTACTGTGGAAAATACAGCCATGGCAGCAGGTGGACAAAGCTGCATAAAATGTCATCGTGGTATCGTTCATGGTCAAAATAGGAGTCCAGGAGGGGTTAACGTTGAATAGGGCGCAGAAATTTTTAGCCGTATTTTTAGGGATGATGATCGTTTTCTTTGGTGTTATTGTGGTTCGTGTATGGGCCGTTAAACCGCCGTCAACTATGAAATTATCATCGTTAGCTGCCGGGGAATATGATCCGGCTGTTTGGGGAAAAGCATATCCTTTGGAGTATGCCAGCTACCAAAAGAACTTAGAGATGGCAGCCTCACCAACGGGGTATGGAGGAAGCGTCAAAGTACCAAAAGCAGATATGCAGCCTGAAATTTACACTAATTTTAAAGGCAATCCCTTTAGCAAGGATTATACAGAAGATAGAGGACATTTGTATTCCATAGAAGATCTTAAGGAATCCAAACGTATTGGCCCTACTAGCAAAGGTGCATGCATTACCTGTAAAACACCCTATGTGGAACAATTTTATAAGGAATCGGGCTGGGGATTTGCCAATCAGCCTTTAACCGAGCTTCTTGATAAATCCAAGCACCCTGTCAGCTGCGCCAACTGTCATGATCCAGAGACTATGAATCTTAGGGTCATTAATCCTGCATTTATTGAAGCAATGGGGCGTCAGGGCATTGATGTAAATAAGGCGAGCCGGGAAGAAATGCGCAGCTATGTATGCGGACAATGCCATTCGGAATATTATTTTGAACCAGGTACATCACGGGTCATATTTCCTTGGGATCAAGGGACTACACCTCAGCAAATGTATCAATATTATGCTGCAAAACCCAATGGATTTCAGCAGGATTTTATACACCCGGATTCGAAAACACCCATATTAAAAGCCCAGCACGCTGATTTCGAAGAATGGCAAAATGGTGTCCATGCAAAATTCGGCGTATCTTGTGCAGATTGTCATATGCCCTATATTCGCGAAAATGGACAGAAATATAGTTCTCATTGGATGACAAGCCCTTTAAAAAATTTGGATGCGTCTTGTATGCCTTGCCATAAAGATGGCACAGACCAACTGTATAATCAAGTAAAAGCTACCCAGGATAATGTTTGGCAATTGCAGCATACTGCCGGACTAAACGTGGCTAAGGCCCATGAGATCATAGCCAAAGCCGGAAACATCCCCAATGCCAATCAGACGCAGCTGACCAATGCACGGGAATTATTGC
Proteins encoded in this window:
- the bioD gene encoding dethiobiotin synthase — its product is MAGLFITATDTEVGKTVITGAIAAALRGRGCDVGVMKPVASGGVADRMGNLMAEDAAFLMQAAGIEPEERRLVNPVCLAPALTPAVAAAISGVTINIQDFITSFQQLTQLHNPVIVEGVGGIVAPLWKNYTVTDLMAELALPIIVVARPNLGTINHTVLTVEYGRSRGLHMVGIIINGWNQDKVGILETSNEEYIKEMTGLPILGKFPYAPGISVPKGETAGLAQLAEEHLQMDAIIEVIRGRKEL
- the bioA gene encoding adenosylmethionine--8-amino-7-oxononanoate transaminase — its product is MSSIEEKDKEYIWHPFTQMQEWVAQPQMVIEAAEGIKLIDDQGNRYYDGVSSLWVNLHGHRHPVIDQAIIEQLGKVAHTTMLGLVNVPAAQLAEELMAVVPQGLKKLFYSDDGSTAVEIGIKMAFQYWQLKGKPKKQKFITLANAYHGDTVGTVSVGGIDLFHRIFSALLFETIQAPAPCCYHCKLSSGTELCGMACSKEVEKILEEGHEEIAAIIVEPLVQAAAGMLTQPPGYLKRLREITEKYNVLLLVDEVATGFGRTGKMFACDNEEVSPDFMMVAKGITGGYLPLAATFMTDEIYNAFLGDYAQQRTFYHGHSYTGNPLCCAAGLANLKIFREEKVLENLQGKIEAARNKLAGFTLKHVGDIRQRGLMIGIELVENPQEKIPFPWEMAVGAKVCKKAREHGLIIRPIGSVVVFMPPLASTITEIEHMLDIIYLSIREITEDEPLQYDARDVAAVMI
- a CDS encoding phosphatase, producing MKIVADLHIHTVASGHAYSTILENVTVAAEKGLEMIAITDHGPDMPGGPHAYHFGNLKAVPSELFGVRILKGVEANVIDHEGNLDLAEDRLTSLEIVLAGLHTVCSPNGSVAENTQMMVNAMKNPWVDAIVHPGNPEYLVDAETIVKAAVEYDVALEINNSSLKVSRIGSKPYCEKIAALSKQYGAKIILGTDSHFALAIGDFSQAIEILEKYDISSDLVINTSVESVLRHLNRRSNRKSSVN
- the rapZ gene encoding RNase adapter RapZ, producing MDDVRLVIITGMSGAGKTQVVRTMEDLGYFCVDNLPPMLIPKFAELCTQSAGRVNKVGLVVDIRGREFFDTLIQALEDLEKQGYRYEMLFLEASDETLIRRYKETRRRHPMAPHGRIIEGISREREKIDHVRGRATQIIDTSELSTAKLREKITSLFTSEHEQQRMNITIVSFGFKYGIPLDADMVFDVRFLPNPFYVESLRRKSGAVAEVGDYIWKWPITQQFMEHVSGFVDFLVPNYIKEGKSQLIIAIGCTGGMHRSVFVAGKIYEGLKNKGYKVNVDHRDIKHNVLETPVEG
- a CDS encoding gluconeogenesis factor YvcK family protein, with the translated sequence MHFLKWMYPGIKVKRWLLLFSMGVIIASMGLAIVFNYKYVGNFEETIFRMVYLTTGRYYYTVTTIVGIFIITGGLILMTLATKQIIASVISVLIPDGSERLIELIFQKRKLNRGPAVTVIGGGTGLSVLLRGIKSVTSNITAIVTVADDGGSSGRLREDLGMIPPGDLRNCLVALADTEPLMEKLFQHRFGGTGGLAGHNFGNLFIAAMTEVLGDVEQALKESSKVLAVRGRVLPASTQTVRLWAKMTDGSIVEGESQIPLVNKRIARVYLQPEETMPVESSLEAIRDADAIILGPGSLYTSILPNLLVRGVADTLRKSQAVKIYICNVMTQPGETDGYSASEHVQAILDHVGPGVIDYVVINNQNVAEELQQKYADQGAYPVKNDAEKVEAMGIKVTQADVINETNLVRHDPLKLSRTIVSMIYKLKTNSERMRLLDYYLIAESIKDLKKTER
- the whiA gene encoding DNA-binding protein WhiA, producing the protein MASYSAEVRNELARIVEEQECCNMAELASLIRMGGTMLIGGNSNLGINFTTENAAVARKALTLIKSGFHLKTEVVVTRGRRLKKNNSYLIKVVPSPVVTELLAALGIMRGENLNVSSDSGILRKSCCRRSYLRGAFLGGGSVNKPEGDYHLELVTGNLDFAKALVRLMKFFSLPVGMTERKNDYIVYLKDGDAIIDFLRLIGAHNALLTFENVRVVKGMRNQVNRLVNCETANLQKTVNAAVRQVRCIELIARQKGLDKLPPSLLVVAKLRLAHPEATLQELVDAMDGRVGKSGMNHRLRKIEQIAMELEHE
- a CDS encoding polysaccharide deacetylase family protein translates to MNKFLACGVLFMLATLGWLFWPTNAVPILAYHQVGEVDEEIYSVTASQFEEQMKYLKENGYHAISLEDLFNSYSGKTVLPEKPIVITFDDGYADNYLTALPIMEQYGMSATVFVVPSLIGTTDYLSWQQVAYMHERHTEIGSHTMSHVGMNEINAAEQRREAAESKVALERHIGTPIQFFAYPYGQFSPGAQQILKETGYRGACSGLAGLNDAKTDSYALKRINMPQPKYGLWEFRLRLFRAHLYSKLGL
- a CDS encoding cytochrome c biogenesis protein ResB, producing MNEQDVIVQQTIYRKKVFQVLHFITSMKVAMALLMLLAGAAMIGTVISPQRYDIYHSMGFRLLLTLICGSTFICSMKQLAALCLSNKWRHLDPWGTFAVHMAIVLIVLGALYGNVYGFSEEINLSVGKDYEITQEKYRGIGEPFTLHLENFETQYYADGTVSDWISHIRIEHNGQNGFTQEVKVNHPLIYQGVSIYQSSFGMAIQTQYLDTAGKVLREASLGEGRGMMLEGDMMILPVRYVGGLNPQIMYIVYKGGREYDWGAAPLGSSRFIGPQMGMVKFIEAQPFSGLLIKRDPGIPLVWFGFLLLAFGFFASLYKKTILASNQKG
- the ccsB gene encoding c-type cytochrome biogenesis protein CcsB, with protein sequence MGALEKEFFNSAFVSYFLASCFNIGHLIWLKERLGRWAIALTVIGFVVNTLALTSRTLQAGRIPFANMYEFGMAFVWGLIFFYLYIAYRYKNYSLGAFVLPVAFVLTGIFSSFYQEVRPLMPALKSNWLLIHVITAVIAYGALAISFALAIMYLWRQRLEEAGEQGTMISLLPSLAILDTLVNRCIHFAVPFLTLLIVTGAVWAEYAWGSYWRWDPKETWSLITWLIYAMYLHGRVALGWRGKKAMNWAVIGFITVLFTFIGVNVLLPGLHSYAL
- a CDS encoding cytochrome c3 family protein, whose product is MGWLDLGKFLERSSLKLILLGIVVAVVGMALSGAGFVYSSGPNFCGSCHSMNHVYYTWQASNHKTVTCSDCHVPHDNILSMMYVKGENGMRDVYHEFLRDYPDTLYFTPKGKRITEGNCLRCHFSTVENTAMAAGGQSCIKCHRGIVHGQNRSPGGVNVE
- a CDS encoding ammonia-forming cytochrome c nitrite reductase subunit c552, which encodes MNRAQKFLAVFLGMMIVFFGVIVVRVWAVKPPSTMKLSSLAAGEYDPAVWGKAYPLEYASYQKNLEMAASPTGYGGSVKVPKADMQPEIYTNFKGNPFSKDYTEDRGHLYSIEDLKESKRIGPTSKGACITCKTPYVEQFYKESGWGFANQPLTELLDKSKHPVSCANCHDPETMNLRVINPAFIEAMGRQGIDVNKASREEMRSYVCGQCHSEYYFEPGTSRVIFPWDQGTTPQQMYQYYAAKPNGFQQDFIHPDSKTPILKAQHADFEEWQNGVHAKFGVSCADCHMPYIRENGQKYSSHWMTSPLKNLDASCMPCHKDGTDQLYNQVKATQDNVWQLQHTAGLNVAKAHEIIAKAGNIPNANQTQLTNARELLRQAQWYWDYVAASNSMGFHNSVQELHTLGQSIDLSHRAIDAAKQAAGTNQL